The nucleotide sequence AGCAGCGACCGGCCGGCGTTGTCGGGGTCGAGGAACAGGACGGTCGGCTTGTCGCGCTCGCCCTCGACGCGGGCCAGCGCGCGCAGCCGCTGCCGGGCGAACCGCTCGGCCATCAGCGGCAGGAACGTGGGGATGCGGGCACTCGCGGCGAAGTGCCCGTAACTGGTCGTGAGGAACTCGTCGATGGTCTCGCGGCCGATGCCGGTGAACTCCTTGTCGAGGCGTTCGCCGGCCATCCGGAGGGCGAGCTCGCGGTCGATGGCGGGGGTCTCGGGGGACGACGGCATGCTCATGCCCGGGCCCGTACCCAGGGACGGCCGGCTCGAATCAGGCGCTGACGGCGGATCCCGTGGTGTCGATGGTCGCCGAGCCGACGACGCGGGCGCCGTCGTAGAGCACGATCGCCTGACCGGGTGCGACGCCCTGCTGCGGCGCCGCGAACGCCACGTCGACGACGCCAGCGTCCGACACCGTGGCGACCGCCTCGACCGGTGTGCCGTGCGCCCGGAACTGCGCCAGGCAGCTCAGCCGCGACGACGCCGGCGGCGGCGCGCCGCACCAGCGCGGCGCCACGCCGGTGACCGCGTCGACCGCGAGCGCCTCGCGCGGCCCGACGGTGACCCGGCGGTCGACCGGCGAGATGTCGAGGACGTAGCGCGGCTTGCCGTCGGCGGCCGGCGTGCCGATGCGCAGCCCCTTGCGCTGCCCGATGGTGAACCCGTAAGTGCCGTCGTGCGTCCCGACGACGGCGCCGGCGGTGTCGACCACCTCGCCTGGCTCGGAACCGAGGCGGTCGCGCAGGAACCCGGCGGTGTCGCCGTCGGCGATGAAGCAGATGTCGTGGCTGTCGGGCTTGCGGGCGACGGCCAGCCCGCGGCGCTCCGCCTCGTCGCGGACGTCGGCCTTGACGGTGTCGCCGAGCGGGAACAGGGCGTGCTCCAGCTGGGTCGCCGTCAGGACGCCGAGCACGTAGGACTGGTCCTTCTCCGGGTCGGCGGCACGGTGCAGCTCGCGGCCGCGCGGCCCGTCCAGCACCCGCGCGTAGTGCCCGGTGCCGACGGCGTCGAAGCCCAGCGCGAGCGCGCGGTCCAGCACCGCCGCGAACTTGATCTTCTCGTTGCAGCGCAGGCACGGGTTGGGCGTGCGGCCGGCGGCGTACTCGGCGACGAAGTCCTCGACGACGTCGGCGCGGAACCGCTCGGCGAGGTCCCACACGTAGAACGGGATGCCGAGCACGTCGGCGGCACGGCGGGCGTCGCGGGAGTCCTCGATGGTGCAGCAGCCGCGGGCGCCGGTGCGGAACGACTGCGGGTTGGCCGACAGCGCGAGGTGCACGCCGGTGACGTCGTGGCCGGCCTCGACCAGCCGGGCCGCGGCGACCGCCGAGTCCACTCCCCCGGACATCGCGGCGAGGACGCGCATGGTCAGTTCCCCCTGGTCGAGCCGGTCGAGACGTTGACGATGCCGGCGGCGAGGGCGCGCTCGACGGCCGGGCCGATGGCCGCGACCAGCGCGTCGACGTCGCCGGCCGTCGACGTCGAGCCGAGCGAGAACCGCAGCGAGCCGCGGGCCCGCTCGTGCGGCGCGCCCATGGCCAGCAGCACGTGCGACGGCTCAGGCACGCCGGCCGTGCAGGCGCTGCCGGTCGAGCAGTCGATGCTGGCGGCGTCGAGCAGGAGCAGCAGCGCGTCGCCCTCGCAGCCGGGGAAGGAGAAGTGCGCGATGCCGGGCAGCGTGTTCGCCGGGTCGCCGTTGAGGATCGCCTCGGGCACGACGCGCCGCAGGCCGGTCACCAGCCGGTCGCGCAGCGTCGCCAGCTCCGCCGCCCGGTCCGGGACGTCGGCCAACGTCGACCGCAGCGCCTCGGCCAGCCCGGCCACGCCGGGGGCGTCGAGGGTGCCGGAGCGGACGTCGCGCTCCTGGCCGCCGCCGTGAAGGACGGGCACGACGTCGACCTCGCGGCGCAGCAGCAGCGCGCCGACGCCGACCGGTGCGCCGACCTTGTGCCCGGACACCGTCAGCGCGTCCAGCCCGGAGTCGCCGAAGTGCACCGGCAGCGCGCCGACCGCCTGCACGGCGTCGGAGTGCACCGGGATGCCGAACTCGTGCCCGGCGGCCACCACCTCGCCGATCGGCTGCACGGTGCCGACCTCGTTGTTGGCCCACATGACGGTGATCAGCGCGACCGACTCGGGGTCGTCGCGGACGACGCGGCGCAGCGCCTCGACGTCCAGCCGGCCGCGGTGGTCGACCGGCAGCCACTCGACCTTGGCGCCCTGCTCCGCGGCCAGCCAGTCGACGGAGTCGAGCACGGCGTGGTGCTCGACGGCCGAGGCGAGGATGCGGACGCGGCGCGGGTCGGCGGCGCGCCGGGCCCAGTAGAGGCCCTTGACGGCGAGGTTGTCGGCCTCGGTGCCGCCGGACGTGAACACGACCTCGCTGGGCCGTGCCCCGAGGCCGGCGGCGACGGACTCGCGCGCCTCCTCGACCAGCTTGCGGGCGCTGCGGCCGGACGCGTGCAGCGACGACGGGTTGCCGAGGGTAGCCATGGTCCCGGCGACGACGTCGATCACTGCGGGGAGGACGGGGGTCGTC is from Jiangella alkaliphila and encodes:
- the mnmA gene encoding tRNA 2-thiouridine(34) synthase MnmA, whose amino-acid sequence is MRVLAAMSGGVDSAVAAARLVEAGHDVTGVHLALSANPQSFRTGARGCCTIEDSRDARRAADVLGIPFYVWDLAERFRADVVEDFVAEYAAGRTPNPCLRCNEKIKFAAVLDRALALGFDAVGTGHYARVLDGPRGRELHRAADPEKDQSYVLGVLTATQLEHALFPLGDTVKADVRDEAERRGLAVARKPDSHDICFIADGDTAGFLRDRLGSEPGEVVDTAGAVVGTHDGTYGFTIGQRKGLRIGTPAADGKPRYVLDISPVDRRVTVGPREALAVDAVTGVAPRWCGAPPPASSRLSCLAQFRAHGTPVEAVATVSDAGVVDVAFAAPQQGVAPGQAIVLYDGARVVGSATIDTTGSAVSA
- a CDS encoding cysteine desulfurase family protein — encoded protein: MSDRRVYLDHAATTPVLPAVIDVVAGTMATLGNPSSLHASGRSARKLVEEARESVAAGLGARPSEVVFTSGGTEADNLAVKGLYWARRAADPRRVRILASAVEHHAVLDSVDWLAAEQGAKVEWLPVDHRGRLDVEALRRVVRDDPESVALITVMWANNEVGTVQPIGEVVAAGHEFGIPVHSDAVQAVGALPVHFGDSGLDALTVSGHKVGAPVGVGALLLRREVDVVPVLHGGGQERDVRSGTLDAPGVAGLAEALRSTLADVPDRAAELATLRDRLVTGLRRVVPEAILNGDPANTLPGIAHFSFPGCEGDALLLLLDAASIDCSTGSACTAGVPEPSHVLLAMGAPHERARGSLRFSLGSTSTAGDVDALVAAIGPAVERALAAGIVNVSTGSTRGN